From the genome of Pseudomonas sp. Teo4, one region includes:
- a CDS encoding SDR family oxidoreductase → MRLSDCVVVLTGASGGIGLELADQLCAAGARVLAVSRHLGKLASLMNRYPQQLRWQAADLRSAEGRGDVLAAARAMGGFNVLINAAGVNRFALIEQLDEAALDELFDLNIKAAVKLTRICLPLLREQPAALVVNVGSTYGSIGYPGYATYCASKFALRGFSEALRRELADTPVNVLYAAPRATRTAMNSSAATALNQALKVGMDDPQDVARAVLAAVQSDRNELYLGWPEKLFVRLNGMLPGVVDRALRKQLPLIRRYSTSHSKESNK, encoded by the coding sequence ATGCGGCTGTCTGATTGCGTGGTGGTGCTGACCGGCGCCAGCGGCGGTATTGGCCTTGAACTGGCCGACCAGCTCTGTGCGGCCGGGGCCCGGGTGCTGGCGGTCAGCCGCCACCTGGGCAAACTGGCCAGCCTGATGAATCGCTACCCGCAGCAACTGCGTTGGCAAGCGGCCGACCTGCGCAGTGCCGAAGGCCGCGGCGATGTGCTGGCGGCGGCGCGGGCGATGGGCGGATTCAACGTGTTGATCAACGCGGCGGGCGTCAACCGCTTCGCCTTGATCGAGCAACTCGACGAGGCCGCGCTCGATGAGCTGTTCGACCTGAACATCAAGGCCGCCGTGAAACTTACCCGCATCTGCCTGCCGCTGCTGCGCGAACAGCCTGCGGCACTGGTGGTGAACGTAGGTTCCACCTATGGCTCGATTGGTTACCCCGGCTACGCCACCTACTGCGCCAGCAAGTTCGCCCTGCGTGGTTTTTCCGAGGCCTTGCGTCGCGAGCTGGCCGACACGCCGGTCAATGTGCTGTATGCCGCGCCCAGGGCCACCCGAACGGCCATGAACAGCAGCGCCGCCACGGCCTTGAACCAGGCCTTGAAGGTAGGCATGGACGACCCGCAAGACGTCGCGCGTGCCGTGCTGGCGGCCGTGCAGTCCGACCGCAACGAGCTGTACCTGGGTTGGCCAGAAAAACTGTTCGTACGGCTGAACGGCATGCTGCCGGGCGTGGTAGACCGCGCACTGCGCAAGCAACTGCCGCTGATTCGCCGCTACAGCACCTCGCATAGCAAGGAGTCGAACAAATGA
- a CDS encoding iron-containing redox enzyme family protein, translated as MSFFETLQAQTAEERAALFDVPVIADALAGTASLEAYVAFLGQAYHHVRHTVPLMMACGARLPDRLEWLRGAVCEYIDEEYGHERWILDDIAACGGDPQQVRNARPVLAIELMVAFLYDQVARGNPVALFGMVNVLEGTSIALATQAAGSLQSSLGLPDKAFSYLSSHGALDQDHMATYRQLMDRLDQAQDQQAVIHAAKVVYRLYTAMFEGLPRTSRGEVRHAAV; from the coding sequence ATGTCGTTCTTTGAAACCTTGCAAGCGCAAACCGCCGAGGAACGTGCGGCGTTGTTCGATGTGCCTGTGATCGCGGATGCGCTCGCAGGCACGGCCAGCCTTGAAGCCTATGTGGCCTTCCTGGGGCAGGCGTATCACCACGTTCGGCATACCGTGCCGTTGATGATGGCCTGCGGGGCGAGGCTGCCTGACCGGCTGGAGTGGTTGCGCGGGGCAGTGTGTGAATACATCGACGAGGAGTACGGCCACGAGCGCTGGATCCTCGACGACATCGCCGCCTGTGGGGGCGACCCACAGCAGGTGCGCAACGCACGGCCCGTGCTGGCCATCGAGCTGATGGTGGCGTTTCTTTACGACCAGGTCGCGCGTGGCAACCCCGTGGCCCTGTTTGGCATGGTCAACGTACTGGAGGGCACCAGCATCGCCCTGGCTACCCAGGCCGCCGGTTCCCTGCAGAGCAGCCTGGGCCTGCCGGACAAGGCATTCAGCTACCTCAGCTCCCATGGCGCGTTGGATCAGGACCATATGGCCACCTACCGTCAGCTGATGGACCGTCTGGACCAGGCCCAGGATCAGCAGGCGGTGATCCACGCCGCGAAAGTGGTGTATCGGTTGTATACCGCGATGTTCGAGGGCTTGCCGCGAACCAGCCGGGGCGAGGTGCGCCATGCGGCTGTCTGA
- a CDS encoding response regulator — translation MRLLLVEDDAALGEGICDGLRQEGYTLDWLQDGASALHALLHEAFDLVVLDLGLPRLDGIELLRRLRASGRNLPVLILTARDATEDRINGLDAGADDYLVKPFDLNELKARLRALLRRSAGRAQLVIEHAGVSLDPATQQVHYQGQLVVLTPKEYRLLHELLAQPGKVFTRERLTQLLYGWDEEPESNTLEVNIYQLRKKLFNGLIRTVRGIGYLVEGHP, via the coding sequence ATGCGCCTGTTGCTGGTTGAAGACGATGCGGCATTGGGGGAGGGGATTTGTGACGGCCTGCGTCAGGAAGGCTACACCCTCGACTGGCTGCAGGATGGCGCCAGCGCGCTGCATGCACTGCTGCACGAGGCTTTCGACCTGGTCGTGCTGGACCTTGGCCTGCCTCGGCTGGACGGTATCGAACTGCTCAGGCGTCTGCGCGCCAGCGGCCGAAACCTGCCGGTGCTGATCCTCACCGCCAGGGACGCCACCGAAGACCGCATCAACGGCCTGGACGCCGGTGCCGACGACTACCTGGTAAAACCCTTCGACCTGAACGAACTCAAGGCCCGATTGCGGGCCTTGTTGCGCCGTAGTGCCGGCCGCGCGCAATTGGTGATCGAGCATGCCGGTGTGAGCCTGGACCCTGCCACCCAGCAGGTGCATTACCAGGGCCAACTGGTGGTGCTGACGCCGAAAGAGTACCGCCTGCTGCATGAACTGCTGGCGCAACCGGGCAAGGTGTTCACCCGTGAGCGCCTGACTCAGCTGCTGTACGGGTGGGATGAAGAGCCCGAGAGCAACACCCTGGAGGTCAACATCTACCAGCTGCGCAAGAAACTGTTCAACGGCCTGATCCGTACCGTGCGCGGTATCGGCTACCTGGTGGAAGGCCACCCATGA
- a CDS encoding glucose/quinate/shikimate family membrane-bound PQQ-dependent dehydrogenase, with translation MKETPRASGATTLILVGLGVIVALLGLLLAAGGIKLAGLGGSWYFLIGGLAMAIAGILIARRKVAGAWLYALFLVGTVVWALIDAGLQFWPLFSRLFMFGAIGMVVALVYPLLARANGASAGRGAYGVAGVLAVVLVIAAGNMFVAHPSVAPTGKGPGLTPVEPEKAQKDWAHYGNTEGGSRFAALDQINRDNVDKLKVAWTYHTGDVAISDGNGAEDQLTPLQIGNKVFICTPHNNLIALDADTGKELWKNEINAQSKVWQRCRGMAYFDATAPIAQPSQPNSSPITQASVPAGANCQRRLLTNTIDGRLIAVDADTGEFCQGFGNNGQVNLMAGLGNVPDSYYQLSSAPLMAGTTVVVGGRVADNVQTDMPGGVIRGFDVITGAMRWAFDPGNPEDRNAPVGDKTYVRSTPNSWAPMSYDPAMNTVFLPMGSSSTDIYGVERSKLDHTYGASVLALDATTGNQKWVYQTVHNDLWDFDLPMQPSLMDFTKDDGQTVPAVVIGTKAGQIYVLDRATGKPLTQVDEVPVKPSNIPNEPYSPTQPKSVGMPQIGAQTLTESDMWGATPFDQLLCRIDFKKMRYDGLYTAPGTDLSLSFPGSLGGMNWGSISTDPVHGFIFVNDMRLGLWIQMIPSQNKGQAAGGGEALNTGMGAVPLKGTPYAVNKNRFLSVAGIPCQAPPFGTLTAIDMKTRQVAWQVPVGTVEDTGPLGIRMHLPIKIGLPTLGGTLSTQGGLVFIAGTQDFYLRAYDSSNGNEIWKARLPVGSQGGPMTYVSPKTGKQYVVVTAGGARQSTDRGDYVISYALP, from the coding sequence ATGAAAGAAACACCGCGCGCCTCTGGCGCCACAACCCTCATTCTGGTCGGCTTGGGCGTGATCGTCGCCCTGCTCGGCCTCCTCCTGGCTGCTGGCGGCATCAAGCTGGCTGGCCTGGGCGGCTCCTGGTACTTCCTGATCGGCGGCCTGGCCATGGCCATCGCCGGTATTCTCATCGCACGCCGCAAGGTCGCCGGTGCCTGGCTGTATGCCTTGTTCCTGGTCGGTACCGTGGTCTGGGCGCTGATCGACGCTGGCTTGCAGTTCTGGCCACTGTTCTCGCGCCTGTTCATGTTTGGCGCGATCGGCATGGTGGTCGCACTGGTGTACCCGCTGCTGGCACGCGCCAACGGCGCCAGCGCCGGCCGTGGTGCCTACGGTGTCGCGGGTGTTCTGGCCGTGGTGCTGGTCATCGCGGCAGGCAACATGTTCGTTGCCCACCCCAGCGTTGCCCCCACCGGTAAAGGCCCTGGCCTGACCCCGGTGGAGCCGGAAAAAGCACAGAAAGACTGGGCCCACTACGGCAACACCGAAGGCGGCAGCCGCTTCGCCGCGCTGGACCAGATCAACCGCGACAACGTCGACAAGCTCAAGGTGGCCTGGACTTACCACACCGGTGACGTGGCCATCAGCGACGGCAACGGTGCCGAAGACCAGCTGACTCCGTTGCAGATCGGCAACAAAGTGTTCATCTGCACCCCGCACAACAACCTGATCGCCCTCGACGCCGACACCGGCAAAGAGCTGTGGAAGAACGAGATCAACGCCCAGTCCAAAGTCTGGCAGCGTTGCCGTGGCATGGCCTACTTCGACGCCACTGCGCCGATCGCCCAGCCGAGCCAGCCAAACAGCTCGCCTATCACCCAGGCCAGCGTGCCGGCCGGCGCCAACTGCCAGCGTCGCCTGTTGACCAACACCATCGACGGTCGCCTGATTGCCGTTGACGCCGATACCGGTGAGTTCTGCCAGGGCTTCGGCAACAATGGCCAGGTCAACCTCATGGCAGGCCTGGGCAATGTCCCGGACTCCTACTACCAGCTGTCCTCCGCGCCACTGATGGCCGGCACCACCGTGGTGGTCGGCGGCCGCGTTGCCGACAACGTCCAGACCGACATGCCAGGTGGCGTGATCCGTGGCTTCGACGTGATCACCGGGGCCATGCGCTGGGCGTTCGACCCGGGCAACCCGGAAGATCGCAACGCACCGGTTGGCGACAAGACCTACGTGCGCAGCACCCCCAACAGCTGGGCGCCGATGTCCTATGACCCGGCGATGAACACCGTATTCCTGCCGATGGGCTCCTCGTCCACCGACATCTATGGTGTCGAACGCAGCAAGCTGGACCACACCTACGGCGCCTCGGTGCTGGCGCTGGATGCCACCACTGGCAACCAGAAGTGGGTGTACCAGACCGTGCACAACGACCTGTGGGACTTCGACCTGCCGATGCAGCCGAGCCTGATGGACTTCACCAAAGACGACGGCCAGACCGTGCCTGCGGTGGTGATTGGCACCAAGGCCGGGCAGATCTACGTGCTCGACCGCGCTACCGGCAAGCCACTGACCCAGGTTGACGAAGTTCCGGTCAAGCCAAGCAACATCCCGAACGAGCCTTACTCCCCAACCCAACCGAAGTCGGTCGGCATGCCGCAGATCGGCGCGCAGACCCTGACCGAGTCGGACATGTGGGGCGCCACGCCGTTCGACCAGCTGCTGTGCCGCATCGACTTCAAGAAGATGCGTTACGACGGCCTGTACACCGCGCCGGGCACCGACCTGTCGCTGAGCTTCCCAGGTTCGCTGGGTGGCATGAACTGGGGCAGCATCTCCACCGACCCGGTACACGGTTTCATCTTCGTCAACGACATGCGCCTGGGCCTGTGGATCCAGATGATCCCGTCGCAGAACAAAGGCCAGGCTGCTGGTGGTGGTGAAGCGCTGAACACTGGCATGGGCGCCGTTCCGCTCAAGGGCACTCCGTATGCGGTGAACAAGAACCGCTTCCTGTCGGTGGCCGGCATCCCATGCCAGGCACCGCCCTTCGGCACCCTGACCGCCATCGACATGAAAACCCGTCAGGTCGCCTGGCAGGTCCCGGTTGGCACCGTTGAAGACACAGGCCCCCTCGGCATTCGCATGCACCTGCCGATCAAGATCGGTCTGCCGACCCTCGGCGGCACCTTGTCGACCCAAGGTGGCCTGGTGTTCATCGCCGGTACCCAAGACTTCTACCTGCGCGCCTACGACAGCAGCAACGGTAACGAAATCTGGAAAGCCCGTCTGCCTGTGGGCAGCCAAGGCGGCCCGATGACCTACGTGTCGCCGAAAACCGGCAAGCAATACGTAGTGGTCACCGCTGGCGGTGCACGCCAGTCGACTGACCGTGGCGACTATGTGATTTCTTACGCCTTGCCGTAA
- a CDS encoding sensor histidine kinase, with amino-acid sequence MSSLRQRTLWRVMLSLLVGSGALALYNYHDSRHEINEVYDAHLAQNARLLQGIMSLPVQEQSRDALYRAFDEALSKAGRHRVGHPYESKLAFQVWSDDGSVLVHTPSAPHIDQPPRAPGFADIVVAQQRWRSFVLPVPEKRWVIWVGERNDVRYDLIDRIVRHTLLPFLLGSLVLALLVWAAIGWGLKPLQNMATVIRARHAESLEPLQLVPLPAELEPMQAAINRLLAQIDEMLRREHRFIADAAHEMRTPLAILRLHAQNALAAASEAERQKALTYLIGGVDRLARVVNQLLTLARLEPKLGQRDWQPVDLAEVVTETLAELTPWMLARGLEPSLDIAEGAFRVSADAGALGIAVQNLVTNAADHSPAGGRVSVRLHREGQTVLLDVDDEGPGIEAANLERAFERFYSKDAPNGAGLGLSIVATIMKRAGGSVQLANRVPHGLRATLRLPTTL; translated from the coding sequence ATGAGTTCGCTGCGCCAGCGCACGTTGTGGCGGGTCATGTTGTCGTTGCTGGTGGGGAGCGGTGCCCTGGCGCTGTACAACTACCACGACAGCCGACATGAGATTAACGAGGTCTATGACGCCCACCTGGCGCAGAACGCTCGGCTGTTGCAGGGGATCATGAGCCTGCCGGTGCAGGAACAGAGCCGTGACGCCCTCTACCGCGCCTTCGACGAGGCGCTGAGCAAGGCGGGGCGACACCGGGTAGGGCACCCGTATGAAAGCAAGCTGGCGTTTCAGGTCTGGTCCGATGATGGCAGCGTTCTGGTGCACACGCCCAGCGCCCCCCACATTGATCAACCACCGCGGGCGCCGGGTTTTGCCGATATCGTCGTGGCGCAGCAGCGCTGGCGCAGCTTTGTGCTGCCGGTGCCCGAGAAGCGCTGGGTAATCTGGGTGGGCGAGCGCAACGACGTGCGCTATGACCTGATCGACCGTATCGTGCGCCACACACTGTTGCCGTTCCTGCTGGGCAGTCTGGTGCTGGCCCTGTTGGTCTGGGCAGCGATTGGCTGGGGCCTGAAGCCGTTGCAGAACATGGCCACGGTCATACGCGCCCGCCATGCCGAATCCCTCGAGCCCTTGCAGCTGGTACCGCTGCCGGCGGAGCTTGAACCCATGCAGGCCGCGATCAATCGATTGCTGGCGCAGATCGACGAGATGCTGCGCCGCGAGCATCGTTTCATTGCCGACGCCGCCCATGAGATGCGCACACCATTGGCGATCCTGCGCCTGCATGCGCAGAACGCGCTGGCCGCAGCCAGCGAAGCGGAGCGTCAGAAGGCGCTGACTTACCTGATTGGCGGTGTCGACCGCCTCGCCCGGGTGGTCAATCAGTTGCTGACGCTGGCGCGGCTGGAGCCGAAACTGGGCCAACGTGACTGGCAGCCGGTTGACCTGGCTGAAGTGGTGACCGAAACGCTGGCCGAACTGACCCCGTGGATGCTTGCGCGCGGTCTGGAGCCTTCTTTGGACATTGCCGAAGGGGCGTTCCGCGTCAGTGCCGACGCCGGTGCCCTGGGCATCGCTGTGCAGAACCTGGTGACCAATGCCGCGGATCATTCGCCCGCGGGAGGGCGGGTCAGTGTGCGCCTGCATCGCGAGGGTCAGACAGTGCTGCTGGACGTTGACGATGAAGGGCCAGGTATCGAAGCGGCGAATCTGGAGCGGGCATTCGAGCGCTTCTACAGCAAGGACGCGCCCAATGGCGCCGGATTGGGGCTTTCGATCGTCGCCACCATCATGAAGCGTGCGGGTGGCAGCGTGCAGCTGGCCAACCGGGTACCGCACGGTTTGCGTGCCACGTTGCGCCTGCCGACCACGCTGTGA
- a CDS encoding carbohydrate porin — MSRAIRFTPLLLTLASTAALAEGDLMTRSTMTGDWGGLRHQLEEDGIKFTGDYSGETAYNAHGGLHRSARYSQNLKLGVQFDLSKLYGLDNGGKVQLTINDRRGNSASEDLVGNRLPIQENFGGLYTRLTELSYERTLFTPALNVKLGYMAMGNDLGGLDSGILCNFMNAGFCGHPLNMSGGSGWTNYPNAHLGVRVKYDLSPSWQLRVAAFNVDPESNGNSSRAWHLGPKHTTGTVVPVELVYKLQGELPGEYKLGYYYDSSDVKRIGSDDEVSGRGGHYLLIDQAVWNDPSSAGRSLHAFGQYSASSKAASPFTKWYGAGVVLYKPFEGRPRDTLALGYGRAVPNPRSRDVLEETALNNGQAFPDIDSAEQLIELSYGYQATPWLNLRPDVQYIIEPGAFSGTDIDNALVVGLQVKATF; from the coding sequence ATGTCCCGCGCTATTCGCTTCACCCCCCTGCTCCTCACCCTGGCCAGCACCGCTGCCCTGGCCGAGGGCGACCTCATGACCCGCAGCACCATGACCGGTGACTGGGGCGGCCTGCGTCACCAGCTGGAAGAAGACGGCATCAAGTTCACCGGCGACTACAGCGGCGAAACCGCCTACAACGCCCACGGCGGCCTGCACCGCTCGGCGCGCTACTCGCAGAACCTCAAGCTTGGCGTGCAGTTCGACCTGTCGAAACTCTACGGCCTGGACAACGGCGGCAAGGTCCAGCTGACCATCAATGACCGCCGCGGTAACAGCGCTTCGGAAGACCTGGTGGGCAACCGCCTGCCGATTCAGGAGAACTTCGGCGGCCTCTACACCCGCCTGACCGAGCTGAGCTACGAGCGCACCCTGTTCACCCCGGCGCTGAACGTCAAGCTCGGCTACATGGCCATGGGCAACGACCTCGGTGGCCTGGACAGCGGCATCCTGTGCAACTTCATGAACGCCGGTTTCTGCGGCCACCCATTGAACATGTCGGGCGGCAGCGGCTGGACCAACTACCCCAATGCCCACCTCGGCGTACGCGTGAAGTACGACCTTTCGCCGTCCTGGCAGTTGCGCGTAGCGGCGTTCAACGTCGACCCGGAAAGCAATGGCAACTCCAGCCGAGCCTGGCACCTGGGGCCGAAACACACTACCGGCACCGTGGTACCGGTGGAGCTGGTGTACAAGCTGCAGGGCGAACTACCGGGCGAGTACAAGCTGGGCTACTACTACGACAGCTCCGATGTGAAACGCATTGGCAGCGACGACGAAGTGTCGGGCCGTGGCGGTCACTACCTGCTGATCGACCAGGCCGTGTGGAACGACCCAAGTTCGGCTGGCCGCAGCCTGCACGCCTTCGGCCAGTACTCGGCGTCGAGCAAGGCCGCCTCGCCGTTCACCAAGTGGTACGGCGCCGGCGTTGTGCTGTACAAGCCGTTCGAAGGCCGTCCGCGTGACACGCTGGCCCTGGGCTATGGCCGCGCCGTGCCGAACCCGCGCAGCCGCGATGTGCTTGAAGAAACTGCGCTGAACAACGGCCAGGCGTTCCCCGATATCGACAGTGCCGAACAGTTGATCGAGCTGAGCTACGGCTACCAGGCCACGCCATGGTTGAACCTGCGACCTGATGTGCAATACATCATCGAACCGGGAGCCTTCTCCGGGACGGACATCGACAACGCGCTGGTGGTCGGCCTGCAGGTCAAAGCCACCTTCTGA
- a CDS encoding tetratricopeptide repeat protein, producing MKPLILAGLLVMAPFTWALDQTGTQQLNAVQQRWAEIRYRVPEAQQAAAFETLAGQSAALVHQHPGSAEPLIWDGIVNSSWAGATGGLGALGKVKAARTSLEKALAMDPKALQGSAYTSLGALYDQVPGWPLSFGDHAKAEAMLRQALAINPDGIDSNYFWADHLYRQNRYDEARAALQKAAQAPARPGRELADQGRRGEIDALLKAIKDKQD from the coding sequence ATGAAACCTTTGATACTGGCCGGACTGTTGGTCATGGCTCCCTTTACCTGGGCACTCGACCAAACCGGTACGCAACAGCTCAACGCCGTTCAGCAGCGCTGGGCCGAGATTCGTTACCGTGTGCCCGAGGCCCAGCAGGCTGCTGCATTCGAGACGCTGGCCGGACAGTCGGCGGCATTGGTTCACCAGCACCCCGGCTCGGCCGAACCGTTGATCTGGGACGGGATCGTCAACAGCAGCTGGGCTGGCGCCACCGGAGGGCTGGGCGCGCTGGGCAAGGTCAAGGCGGCCCGCACCAGCCTCGAAAAGGCGCTGGCCATGGACCCCAAGGCCCTGCAAGGCTCGGCGTACACCAGCCTGGGGGCATTGTATGACCAGGTGCCGGGCTGGCCATTGAGTTTTGGTGACCACGCCAAGGCCGAGGCGATGTTGCGTCAAGCCCTGGCGATCAACCCCGACGGCATCGACAGCAACTACTTCTGGGCCGACCACCTGTATCGACAAAACCGCTACGACGAGGCCCGCGCCGCGCTGCAGAAAGCCGCGCAGGCGCCTGCAAGGCCAGGGCGCGAATTGGCGGACCAGGGCCGGCGTGGCGAAATCGATGCTTTACTCAAAGCGATCAAGGACAAGCAGGATTGA
- a CDS encoding VOC family protein: MKIVVTSILVEDQAKALAFYHYVLGFEPKHDLPMGQHRWLTLTSPNDPDGVELLLEPDVHPAAKTYKTALKQDGIPFTTFRVRDIQAEYTRLCKAGVTFTQPPTAMGPVTVAVFDDTCGNLIQIAQKN; the protein is encoded by the coding sequence ATGAAGATCGTAGTCACCAGCATCCTCGTCGAAGACCAGGCCAAGGCCCTTGCTTTCTACCATTACGTGCTCGGTTTCGAACCCAAGCATGACCTGCCCATGGGCCAGCATCGCTGGCTGACCCTCACCTCACCCAATGACCCAGACGGCGTCGAGTTGTTGCTCGAACCTGATGTGCACCCTGCCGCCAAGACCTACAAGACGGCGCTAAAACAGGACGGCATCCCCTTCACGACCTTTCGTGTGCGCGACATCCAGGCCGAGTACACCCGCCTGTGCAAAGCCGGCGTGACCTTCACCCAGCCGCCCACCGCCATGGGGCCAGTCACCGTGGCGGTGTTCGATGACACCTGCGGCAACCTGATCCAGATCGCCCAGAAGAACTGA
- a CDS encoding amino acid permease: MTQATEGKLNVWALTALVVGSMVGAGIFSLPATFGRATGGLGAIIAWCIAGSGMLMLAFVFQTLARRRPDLESGIYAYASAGFGSYLGFASAFGFWAGTCIGNVSYFILIKSTLGAFFPVFGDGNTVAAIAASSVLLWAFHFLVLRGVQQAAVINTIATVAKMIPILVFIVVIIAAFDSELFAANFWGSPAVGPAADLAHLDDYGRVGHAATELLPPGESLFEQVRSTMLVTVFVFLGIEGASVYSRYARNRRDVGVATVLGFVGVLCLLVLITLLSYGVMLRPELAGLRQPSMAGVLEAIVGRWGAIFISIGLIISVLGAYLSWTLLAAEVLYSAAHDQAMPAFLTRQNPHLVPSAALWLTTLFVQLFLLLTWFTEYAFTLALELTSSLTLIPYLLVAAYALKLAATRETYQDTPNERGKDVLIALLATAYALLMVWAGGLKYLLLSAVIYGPGTLLYIKARREQRQPVFTPLERSVFAVVVLGAVVAVYGLLSGTIEI, encoded by the coding sequence ATGACGCAGGCTACGGAAGGCAAACTGAATGTCTGGGCGCTGACCGCCCTGGTGGTGGGCTCGATGGTCGGCGCCGGGATCTTCTCCCTACCCGCCACCTTCGGGCGCGCCACCGGCGGGTTGGGTGCAATTATCGCCTGGTGCATCGCCGGGTCCGGCATGCTGATGCTGGCCTTCGTGTTCCAAACCCTGGCGCGGCGGCGCCCGGACCTTGAGTCCGGCATCTATGCCTACGCCAGCGCCGGCTTCGGCAGCTACCTGGGCTTCGCTTCGGCCTTCGGTTTCTGGGCAGGCACCTGCATCGGCAACGTCTCCTACTTCATCCTCATCAAATCGACCCTTGGCGCGTTCTTCCCAGTGTTCGGCGACGGCAACACGGTGGCGGCGATTGCCGCGTCCTCGGTGCTGCTGTGGGCTTTCCACTTCCTGGTATTGCGTGGCGTGCAGCAGGCGGCGGTCATCAACACCATCGCTACCGTGGCGAAGATGATCCCGATCCTGGTGTTCATCGTGGTCATCATCGCCGCCTTCGACAGCGAGCTGTTCGCAGCGAACTTCTGGGGCAGCCCGGCTGTGGGCCCGGCGGCCGATCTGGCCCACCTCGACGATTACGGCCGGGTCGGCCACGCCGCCACCGAACTGCTGCCGCCAGGCGAGTCGCTGTTCGAGCAGGTGCGCAGCACCATGCTGGTGACGGTGTTCGTGTTCCTGGGCATCGAGGGGGCCAGCGTCTATTCCCGCTATGCCAGAAACCGCCGGGATGTGGGCGTGGCCACGGTGCTTGGTTTCGTCGGCGTGCTCTGCCTGCTGGTTCTGATCACCCTGCTCAGCTACGGCGTGATGCTGCGCCCGGAGCTGGCCGGCTTGCGCCAGCCCTCGATGGCGGGCGTGCTGGAGGCCATCGTTGGTCGCTGGGGCGCGATCTTCATCAGTATCGGCCTGATCATCTCGGTACTCGGCGCGTACCTGTCATGGACCCTGCTGGCCGCTGAAGTGCTGTACTCGGCGGCCCACGACCAGGCCATGCCAGCCTTCCTCACCCGGCAAAACCCACATCTGGTGCCCTCGGCGGCGCTGTGGCTGACCACCTTGTTCGTGCAGCTGTTCCTGCTGCTCACCTGGTTCACCGAGTACGCCTTCACCCTGGCCCTGGAGCTGACCAGCTCGCTTACCTTGATTCCCTACCTGCTGGTCGCGGCCTATGCGCTGAAGCTGGCTGCAACCCGCGAAACCTATCAGGACACACCGAACGAACGCGGCAAGGATGTGTTGATCGCCCTGCTGGCCACAGCCTACGCGCTGCTGATGGTCTGGGCCGGCGGGCTCAAGTACCTGCTGTTGTCGGCGGTGATCTACGGGCCAGGCACCTTGCTCTACATCAAGGCCCGACGTGAACAACGGCAACCCGTATTCACCCCTCTGGAGCGCAGCGTCTTCGCGGTGGTGGTACTCGGGGCGGTGGTGGCGGTTTACGGCCTGCTGAGTGGGACGATCGAGATCTGA